The following proteins come from a genomic window of Amyelois transitella isolate CPQ chromosome 24, ilAmyTran1.1, whole genome shotgun sequence:
- the LOC106137996 gene encoding facilitated trehalose transporter Tret1 isoform X1, with translation MGVLFQIIGSAIVCSLTMSSGIMFAWPSSTTLLFRSENTTLNRPMSSGEIGLLGSLSSAGALASTPVIAMMIDKLGRKNSSMLCGLMNVIGWTMIAFSRQVEVIMTGIFIGGLGGAAFLIVAMYVGEFCQESIRGAMSSGSMVMYGVGILLAYITGGLLDYWTNVYACLALTVVNLGLLSWLKESPVFLLMKGSEKDAAISIAFYRRIKPSSKEVVEELDKLRRIINPEEEEITAEEEKLKPRIEKQVEKFNLWQFFKKSRSTRRALLITVILMTASIFQGLVVVQVYAEPLFIKTVPEMPTTVATVIFAIINVLAGFLAAYLTEICGRKPLIVYPSLGAAACCLLCGLQLYTSFGPNWLIPLFIYAFATCFALGAATVPFVLLAEVFLPEVKSYMTMMIVEWTWLCNFLILIVFDPLMNAIGLGPVFFIFSITCFVTAVFSIFFVPETKGLPLDEIQRLLVPKKHRINV, from the exons TATGTTCCCTTACCATGAGCTCAGGAATTATGTTCGCGTGGCCATCCTCCACCACCCTGCTGTTCAGGTCTGAGAACACGACTCTGAACAGGCCAATGTCCAGCGGCGAGATCGGTTTGTTGGGGAGTCTGTCCAGTGCTGGGGCGCTGGCTAGTACACCAGTTATAGCGATGATGATAGATAAACTTGGGAGGAAGAACTCTTCGATGCTGTGTGGCTTGATGAATGTG ATAGGCTGGACAATGATCGCTTTTTCCCGGCAAGTGGAAGTCATCATGACTGGTATCTTCATCGGCGGATTAGGGGGGGCAGCCTTCCTCATCGTGGCCATGTACGTCGGGGAATTCTGCCAGGAATCCATCAGAGGAGCCATGTCATCTGGCTCGATGGTTATGTACGGAGTGGGTATACTGCTGGCGTATATAACTGGGGGTTTGCTGGATTATTGGACTAATGTGTACGCTTGTTTGGCGCTGACGGTCGTGAATCTTGGACTGCTGAGCTGGTTGAAGGAGTCGCCTGTGTTTCTGTTGATGAAGGGGTCGGAGAAG GACGCCGCAATCTCCATAGCCTTCTATCGAAGAATAAAGCCATCTTCTAAGGAAGTCGTGGAAGAATTGGACAAATTGAGAAGAATTATCAACCCTGAAGAAG aAGAAATAACTGctgaagaagaaaaattaaagcCAAGAATTGAAAAGCAGGTGGAAAAGTTTAATCTATGGCAGTTCTTCA AGAAATCACGCTCAACTCGTCGAGCCCTACTCATCACTGTCATCCTCATGACAGCGTCCATCTTCCAAGGTCTGGTGGTAGTCCAGGTGTATGCCGAACCGCTTTTCATCAAGACTGTACCAGAAATGCCGACAACCGTAGCTACAGTTATTTTCGCCATCATCAATGTGTTAGCCGGATTTTTGGCTGCTTATTTGACAGAGATTTGTGGGCGGAAG CCACTAATAGTCTACCCGTCCCTCGGCGCGGCGGCGTGCTGTTTGCTCTGTGGCCTGCAACTCTACACATCATTCGGTCCCAACTGGCTCATACCACTGTTTATATACGCATTCGCAACGTGCTTCGCTCTGGGAGCCGCCACGGTGCCCTTCGTGTTGTTAGCTGAAGTTTTCTTACCAGAA GTGAAAAGTTACATGACGATGATGATAGTGGAATGGACTTGGCTTTGCAACTTCCTGATCCTGATCGTATTCGACCCGCTCATGAACGCCATCGGACTGGGGCCGGTATTCTTCATATTCTCCATCACCTGCTTCGTCACAGCTGTCTTCAGCATCTTCTTCGTCCCTGAAACTAAGGGCCTGCCTTTGGACGAAATACAAAGGTTGTTGGTACCGAAGAAGCATAGAATTAATGTTTAG
- the LOC106137996 gene encoding facilitated trehalose transporter Tret1 isoform X2 — translation MGVLFQIIGSAIVCSLTMSSGIMFAWPSSTTLLFRSENTTLNRPMSSGEIGLLGSLSSAGALASTPVIAMMIDKLGRKNSSMLCGLMNVIGWTMIAFSRQVEVIMTGIFIGGLGGAAFLIVAMYVGEFCQESIRGAMSSGSMVMYGVGILLAYITGGLLDYWTNVYACLALTVVNLGLLSWLKESPVFLLMKGSEKDAAISIAFYRRIKPSSKEVVEELDKLRRIINPEEEITAEEEKLKPRIEKQVEKFNLWQFFKKSRSTRRALLITVILMTASIFQGLVVVQVYAEPLFIKTVPEMPTTVATVIFAIINVLAGFLAAYLTEICGRKPLIVYPSLGAAACCLLCGLQLYTSFGPNWLIPLFIYAFATCFALGAATVPFVLLAEVFLPEVKSYMTMMIVEWTWLCNFLILIVFDPLMNAIGLGPVFFIFSITCFVTAVFSIFFVPETKGLPLDEIQRLLVPKKHRINV, via the exons TATGTTCCCTTACCATGAGCTCAGGAATTATGTTCGCGTGGCCATCCTCCACCACCCTGCTGTTCAGGTCTGAGAACACGACTCTGAACAGGCCAATGTCCAGCGGCGAGATCGGTTTGTTGGGGAGTCTGTCCAGTGCTGGGGCGCTGGCTAGTACACCAGTTATAGCGATGATGATAGATAAACTTGGGAGGAAGAACTCTTCGATGCTGTGTGGCTTGATGAATGTG ATAGGCTGGACAATGATCGCTTTTTCCCGGCAAGTGGAAGTCATCATGACTGGTATCTTCATCGGCGGATTAGGGGGGGCAGCCTTCCTCATCGTGGCCATGTACGTCGGGGAATTCTGCCAGGAATCCATCAGAGGAGCCATGTCATCTGGCTCGATGGTTATGTACGGAGTGGGTATACTGCTGGCGTATATAACTGGGGGTTTGCTGGATTATTGGACTAATGTGTACGCTTGTTTGGCGCTGACGGTCGTGAATCTTGGACTGCTGAGCTGGTTGAAGGAGTCGCCTGTGTTTCTGTTGATGAAGGGGTCGGAGAAG GACGCCGCAATCTCCATAGCCTTCTATCGAAGAATAAAGCCATCTTCTAAGGAAGTCGTGGAAGAATTGGACAAATTGAGAAGAATTATCAACCCTGAAGAAG AAATAACTGctgaagaagaaaaattaaagcCAAGAATTGAAAAGCAGGTGGAAAAGTTTAATCTATGGCAGTTCTTCA AGAAATCACGCTCAACTCGTCGAGCCCTACTCATCACTGTCATCCTCATGACAGCGTCCATCTTCCAAGGTCTGGTGGTAGTCCAGGTGTATGCCGAACCGCTTTTCATCAAGACTGTACCAGAAATGCCGACAACCGTAGCTACAGTTATTTTCGCCATCATCAATGTGTTAGCCGGATTTTTGGCTGCTTATTTGACAGAGATTTGTGGGCGGAAG CCACTAATAGTCTACCCGTCCCTCGGCGCGGCGGCGTGCTGTTTGCTCTGTGGCCTGCAACTCTACACATCATTCGGTCCCAACTGGCTCATACCACTGTTTATATACGCATTCGCAACGTGCTTCGCTCTGGGAGCCGCCACGGTGCCCTTCGTGTTGTTAGCTGAAGTTTTCTTACCAGAA GTGAAAAGTTACATGACGATGATGATAGTGGAATGGACTTGGCTTTGCAACTTCCTGATCCTGATCGTATTCGACCCGCTCATGAACGCCATCGGACTGGGGCCGGTATTCTTCATATTCTCCATCACCTGCTTCGTCACAGCTGTCTTCAGCATCTTCTTCGTCCCTGAAACTAAGGGCCTGCCTTTGGACGAAATACAAAGGTTGTTGGTACCGAAGAAGCATAGAATTAATGTTTAG